CgaatttcttgaacttcaaatttaacTAATGCAATAGACTCTGGATCTTGTGCATTCCCTACGTGGTGCTTCATTAAGATGGCTTCAGCTTGTTCAATTTTACCCTTATTAATTAAGTATCTTGGCGACTCTGGAACCATCCAGAATAATGCGAGCTGAACAACGGCTAATGCTCCTTGTAAATACGAAGGAATTCTCCAGCAATATTCGTTATCAATGACCCTCGTGCCGTAGGTAACCCATGCAGCAATTACAGCACCAAGGTACCAGCAAGTATTGTAGAATGTGGTTGCGACTTGTCTATGGGTTGGATATGCAATCTCCGAGATCAAGGAAGGGGAGGAGATCGTTGCAGTACAACTACCAAAACCTATAATCATTCTTGAAATTAAGAAGAATGCATAATTAGTAGAAGCACCCTGCAATATAGCACCCACCACAGTTAAGGTCTGACCAACCACAATACcaaatcttcttccaaatctGTCACTAATATAAGGACCAAACCATATAGTCAAAAGACTACCAAAAATAGTACCGTTAGATAATGCACCTAGAATATACCCTGTGGGGTGTCCCATAGAGTCCTGCCAAAACGATAATGATTGCAACCCATTTAACATAGAGCCATCATATCCATTGTTAGTTGATGtcaaagaaatcaagaaaatacAGAAATTAAGGTACCTCAAGTGAGGAACCTTGTACCATGGAATATCATTGTACTTAATTTCACCATCTGTTACTACATCCGCATCCTTTTCCCGTCCATCGATTGATACAGCTTCCACTATTGTTTCTGTCTTTACTTGGCCTCCCATGTTCTGCTTAAGTTAActattgatatttatgGAGAGTGATTATTCAACTACATATTCCagtcaaaatattcatgtctatttatatttcttaaCTCTCGTTCTGCTTAAGATGCAACTAGCGTATATACATATTACATTCTCCTCTTTGAATATCGTATCCATCACTCATGCTAATTCCAAGGATGGAGTCATTGCCCCACTCTCCATGAATCGATATGAATTACAATTacattcattaatttgttgACCAATTTCGGAACCTATTCCTAATCTGTCTTACCTCCGAGAGACGTAGAGTACAATAGCGTCTCCACAAAATCTTAAAAAATAGCCATGCATAATAGCcatttcaagaattttccGGTACTGGAATGAcattattttatttcatcacataaacaatttcatcaatattacGTTACATAAACAATTTAAAAACTATCGTATAATACATTATTACGTTCCTACACAACTATCGTAAATAAGTTGGgttagaaaagaaagaacGATTAACACACAAAAATAGGCGCATGAATTTGGGTTAGGCAAATTTAACATGGCCAAAAAGAAACCTCATATGATCAATTCCACTTGTTAAGCATACTATTAGGTAGAGTGGACAATGTAATAACCGCATCCATGGTAAgtttattgcaaaaattattgTAGACTAACACATTCAATAAACAGCACGGtgttaatattttaatcTTATTGGTATAATGAGATTTGCGTGATatacaagaaaaattagtCCGCCTACAACAATATTGTAACATTGTAATCTAACTAAAGAAAGAAAGTTGTTACCAGAATACTTCTACCAGGTTCTCTTCTCATCAATATTGGATCGATAGTTAGTGTCAGACTACAATGCCTAGAAATTTGAGTTGAAAATGACTTTTTTTCGATAATTGTACTGAAATAAGACCCGATGACTACTAAAAGTCTTGGTAGGGTAATTTCGATACACTTTATctaatgaagaacaaattgttcaaattatattcttgGGTTAAGTTTAACTCAAATATAGGATATAAATTGCCAAACCCAAAAAGAGTATCCAACCCGCCTAGTACATGGTAATGTAATTTATCCATTACACCCTCAAGAGTTTCAACGATAGTCAGATTCATCACCGAATCCGGGAATCTATTAtagaatttaaagaaacTCCGAATACGCAAATTAAGGTATACCCCGACAtggaaaattttggaaCGTCGTTGTATTGGCAATTGTGGTTATGCTCGTCTACAGCTTTTTTTAAGCTAACTTGAAAAATAGCTACTATTATGTTTCGTTCATTCACTATCACCCAGGAGATTACTTGAGTATCGTTAGATCAAATTTCTACATGGCTTCCTTGTGTAAATTTACAACTTGGTTCAAGCATTTAAAAAGAACTAAAATATAACTATAGATCTTAACATAGTTTAACGTTACCAgctattttattttctgcTTTCTACTCAATCACAAGGTGTTAGGCAGATAAACTGCATAACGATCCCTTGTTGATGTACATTCCCCCGCAAATCtaaatgattatttttaaaGCATTGAGCATCGGCATTCGGTCGGATAGGTTTCCTAAATAGCAGTGATCATTCAGAACACCACCTTTTTCAAACTTTTGAATACTGAACCGAACTCTAAATAAAACACCGTCCTCGATAATCGTGGGGAAAGCAAATTGGAGATACGACCAACAGTACCTAAAATGGATGTGTAACCttaatttttatattcttcgGTATATATTTACTCCATTAAGAATATATGTCTCGCACATAGCACATATACAGTGTTATTTAAATCGAGTACCATACTAAGAGGAAAACcagaatcaaatatatatataaacaaTAACAAGCATCCATAGATTTTAGTCGCAATAATCAAGTAgattaatatcaaaattaaaaatggGATTTTTAAAAGTAAAGGGAacaaaaattgttgatgaaaacgAAAAGTTAGTAGTCCTCAAAGGTGCAGCCACTGGTGGCCATCTTAATATGGAGAACTTTATTACTGGGTATCCTGGACACGAGACCGAACATAAAAAGGTAATCGAAAATACAATTGGTAAAGAAAAAAGTgactttttctttaataaattctatGAATACTTTTGGACTGAAGATGATGCTAAGTTTTTCAAGCAGTTGGGCTTGAACTGTTTGAGAATTCCTTTCAATTATAGACATTTCATTAACGATGAAGGAGACTTATTTGATGTGAAAGATATAGGGTTTAAAAGATTAGATGCTATCATTGACACTTGCTCAAAACATGGAATCTACACTATTTTGGATTTGCATTCAGCCCCAGGAGGTCAAAACCAAGATTGGCATAGTGATTCGGGAATACATAAGTCTCTTTTCTGGGAGTTTAAGGTTTTTCAAGATGCTATAGTTAATCTTTGGATCAAGATTGCTACGTATTATCAACATCATGAGTACGTTGCAGgatataatttcttgaacGAACCTGCAGTTTCAGATCATAgtaaattgataaaatactATGAAAGATTAGAAAAGGAAGTAAGGAAAGTAGATCCAAACCATATTTTGTTCCTTGATGGTAATACATATGCCATGGATTTCCGCCAATTCCCTAATGAAGTTCTTCCAAATACGGTATACGCTATCCATGATTATTCTCTTTATGGTTTTCCATCTAATGACAATGACTTATACAAAGGAAATAAGGAACAAAAGGATAAGCTCAAGAGCCAATATGAACGTAAAATTGAGTACATGAGGGATCGCAATGTCCCAGTTTGGAATGGTGAATTTGGCCCGGTTTATGCTTCTGATTTCAGAGGAGACAAGGATCCTGATTTGACTAATTTGGCACGGTATCAAGTCCTAAAGGATCAATTAGAAGTATATAAAAGTGGTGATCCATCTGGGGACAAGTCTCCAATTAGTTGGTCCATCTGGTTATACAAGGATATTGGATTTCAAGGTATGACATATGTATCCCCAGAATCAAAGTGGTACAGTCTTTTCGGAAAGTGGCTTGCAAAGAAAAAGGATTTAGGTCTTGATAGATGGGgtaatgatattgatcCAAATAATGCCAAGTTATACACAGACTTAGAAAACCACATATTGTCTAATGTACCTGAGAAACATCGTAAAGCCCTTTACCCACATAATTGGACTGTGAAGGACTACCTTGCAAGGGTCACTAACGAAATGTTGTTTAGTCAGTATGCTCAACATGAATACGCAGATTACTTTAAAGATTTAAGTTTCGAGCAGTTAGATGAATTGGCAGCCTGTTTTAAATTCGAGAACGTTGAGAAAAgacaagaattaaataacaTTTTGAGTAATTATTAAGTGCTACTTCTCTTTATTTAGCTAACTATGaccaatttcaatgatttaaaCTAATACTGACTTTTTGTAATATTCTCAGGTAAATCGATTTCATGATTGTTGGATTCAATACATTACTTACAACAACCATTTCCTGTGAAAACGCATTAAAACCGCACtaaaatgcaaataaagAAGTATCACAAGGATCTTGTGGATTCTTAATATGATTCTTAACCCGTGTTATTGTTTTAAGGGAATTtcatattatcaatatcactTACTAATCACTCCGTTTGTTTATTGTATGCAAGAGCAAATATTCGTTTTTGCAATTtcccaaatatttttgaaaatcattattgaaataacCTTCTTCTCACCAAAAAAGCGCAACATATTATCAACTTGAAAATTGACCGATACTTGGCATTTACTAACATCGTAGTACCCCGCTAAGTCCAATATCTATAATAGCGGATCTACTTccaatttaatatatttaaatctGTAGAGGTGTATGACCATTTCTTGATTAGGAGTTACTTCCgaaatatgaatattcCACTCGACACTCGGAGAAAGACCTACTAGGATCATTCACCGCAGACCATGATTTCGAATTCCTTGTGAGTGTTGAAAAAGATACTGGGTAacattttaattaatacaTGATACCGAAGTTTCGAAATAGTTTGTAGTAAATATCGTATGTTATTAAAGTATCTTATGGTTAAAACGGAACAAAATAGAGTTCTAGCAATTACGCGTTTGAAGTGGTTACTACAAGGGTGTGTATTGAGAGTGATAAAAGGCATGCAAATCTCGTATACTTGCATATTCAAACTCGGGTGAGTTGCACAACCCTGTTCAAAAACCTATCAAGTCAACTGTTCTTTAtctcaataatttggaagGGTTGCATACTTCCGATACAGGACGTCTTGTGCGAATGAAATATGTTTTCAGAAGTATTACTGAGAGAATGATACCAAGGAATGAACTGGAAATATACTTAACAAACCCATAGAATAAATGTAGagttgaattcaataaaatctCTTTTTTTAAAGAATAGAATGTTTATAACGTAGGCCGGTAGTCTCATAATATGCTTATCGGATTTCTTGTTCAACCCGTTTCGTTGATCGTTTACAGTTATTTTTTCGTTTTCAACGGCAACGATGAGGGTGTTGACATACGCTCGTAATCCCTACTTCTGTGAAGATACCTATAGGCTGCTATTTTGAGTCAACCATACACGCCCGAATATTATGCCttgttattcaaaaattattcacaGAAACTTTcacaaaaaaatattctgttCCTTTTTCTCTAATATTAATCTTGAAAGTAACGTCTTTGCATTTGTTATGATCTGACAACTCACGCAAAATTTTAGTTTTACCAAATATCGAGACAGAAATAGAACGGTCTGCAAATAGTTGATACGAATAAGATCTGAGCGTATGATTTAAAGAAATCTACTCTATGGCTAAATTATTTAGTTACTGCGGGTTCCTCCTTCACTCCTAACCTCAGCATGAATGTGGAGGATTTCCGAAATAGGCATGCTTTCCGAGAAAATTCTTCCGTTGATCTATGGTGGGGCAAATATCTATTACGACGAGGGGCATATGGAAAATGAGCTTTAAGTAATCATCCGACGTATCACTACTTTATAATTAGCATGTCTGCATCAAACAAAAAACAAAAGAGACTTTAAATAGCATTCAAATAGATCATGAGTACTGATCTTAAATATACACCTGATGCTGAACAGCTTACAACGGAAGAGCACTCAGAAAAGGATATCTACTCTCTTGAAGGAagtaacaataataaagacGATATAAGATACAACGACTTATCATGGTATAAAGTTTCCCATTTACGTTACCTCAACTTCTGTATTCTATTGATCTCGTTGTCATCCACTACCTTAGGGTATGACAGTTCTATGTTGAATGGCCTACAATCGTTGGCATACTGGAGAGATTACATGGGAAACCCTACTGGTACTACGTTAGGTGCTTTAACCAACGGGACCATTTTTGGTCTTATTTTAGCGAATCCATTAGCACCATATGTTGCGGATAAATTTGGTAGAAGAGTTGCTATAATTTCTGGTCAAATCATTGTTATCATTGGTTCAGTTCTTCAAGGTGCTTCCACTAATTATGCATTCTTTTTAGTATCAAGAATAATCGCAGGGGTTGGTTCCATTTTGTCAATGGTTTCTTCTCCAGCACTTATATCAGAGATTTCATATCCTACCCACAGACATGTTACTACTACATTCTTCAACACAAACTACTATATTGGGGCTGCCATTGCAGCTTGGATAACGTTTGGAACTAGTGGTCTTAGCGACGAATATTCCTGGAGAATTCCTTCTTACTTGCAAGGGTCCATAGCACTCATTCAATTGTCATTATTCTGGATGGTTCCAGAATCACCAAGATATTATATAAGTAAAGGAAAAATAGACAAAGCTGAGGAAGTTTTGATGAAACATCATATCGGAAATTCCCAAGATCCTGGTGATATTGGCTTAATCAAATTTGAGGTGGAAGAAATTCAAGCTGCGTTGGAAATGGAAAAGATATCCGCAAGTACTAGCTATTTGGATTTTTTCAAGACATCAGCTAACCGTAAGCGCCTTTTCATTTGTTTTTTTATTGCAGTTTTAATGCAGCTTTCAGGGAACGGATTggtttctttttatttaagTAAagtattaaattcaatCGGTATTACAGACgaaaaagaacaattgaaaattaacGGGAGTTTGATGATTTATAATTGGGTTACGGCAGTATCTGTTTCGTTCgtagttaataaatttagaagaagaacattGTTCATTACTTCTACAATTTTGATGTTAATTACGTACGTTATCTGGACAGTGTTATCTGCTATTAACGAACAACGTAACTTTGAGCAAGCATCACTCGGTAAAGGAGTTCTTGCTATGATCTTCTTTTATTACTTGGGATACAACATGGGAGCCAATGGCTTGCCTTACTTGTACTTAACTGAAATCTTACCTTACAACCAGAGGACTAAAGGCATTAACATCATGTTAATACTTTTCaacattattttgatatacAATGGTTTCGTTAACCCAGTCGCTATGGATGCGATTTCCTGGAGATATTACATTGTATATTGTTGTGTTATCGTTATCGAGATTGTGGTCGTCTACTTCTTTTTGCcagaattaaaaatgaaataacaTATTTGAAAGGTTGATTCTCACGGAAGTATTGAATAGAGGAAATATAGCATAAGAATAGTCTACCACGAAAACCTAAAAATCCAACGATCGGACTCCTCCATATGAGGAAGAATTGCATGATCCAAAAAAATTCtcttttaatgaatttttgaCACAGTTGCAATAGAGAATGAAGTTTTTCctaaatttaaaattttgcaGTCGCAGTCCCCTTCACCAAACTTTGATGCCTTCCTAAATTGGTCTCTTCAACTAAAAAGGTAATACAGCGATATACTTTCAAGTTATATGCTAAGCTAGGAGATAGCGTTTTTTCATTAACATTCTACTATACATCCATATAAAATgcttaaatttatttttaaagTTTTCATGCACATGAATTTTTAGAATTGTCATTTATATTACGAATTGTTAATTCGGGTgtaagaaaataaataacatCAAGTATGTCAAACGAACTCAAAATGTGTACATAGGAGTAGAATCAGCATCTGCAATGTTCTATTCATCAGAGACTATTTAAATCTAAtgcaatatttttttcactATATTGGCCAATATATTTAGACTTATAGAactataaaaattttttcGATCAATATTTAGAATTTCAAGATTCTAATggtgaaattaaatttaaagtATTTACaaagatttaaaattgaaaaattatttaattttaatatttcttcatacTTTGACCCAATCATCAAAAAAAAGTAAAAGAAAACCTCTTTTTTCTCtattgcaatttttcaaccatTCGATAAGGAGTATGACCACAAAGGTATACCTATGAACACATAGAGaccaaaaattttattgttcctcttatttattataaaaattatatataaaataaaaattttaaaagtatttataattttatataaatagaaaGTAAATGTAGTACAACAGTAGGAACTAATAAATTTCTGAATGTGATTTGTTCTTGGGTTTCACGCATCTTTTGTGATAGTTACAACCCAACCTCAACACAATACTGACGCTCTATCGAATACAAtcttatattaataaaaaaaaagccagtaataaattcatcagGATTGAAATAAAAGAGGTTATCTAAACAGTTTCTATATGCCCAACTTCAGGCTTTGGGGGTGCAGATGAAAGGTGGATCAATGTTTGGCCTGGATCATCACCAAAGACTTTGGCTACTTCTTCCAAGGTGTAAGCAGAAGTTTCGACGAATGTAAATAAAACGGTAATAACTTCCACAGCAAGGATACAGCAATAGACAATATAGTATTTCCATTCAATAGCATCCATGGCAATAGGATTGACGAAGccattgaagataataataatgttttgGCTCACCGTGAAAATATTCATACCTTTTGCTCTATGGCTGTAAGGCATGATTTCGGTAATGTACAAGAACGGTAGGCCATTAGCACCAATATCATAAGCCAAATAGTAGAAAAAAATCATGGCAATAACGCCATTGCCTAATGATTTTTGTTCGAAATTACGTTGTTGGTTGATTGCAGACAATATCGTCCAAATCACATAGAAAACCAACATCAATATTGTGCAAATTAAAAACATGCTTCTCCTTTTGAATCTACCAGCAACAGAAGCAACAACTGAAGAGATGACAAGATTATAAACCATTAAACAACcattaatttttaattgttcATGAGGATCAGTAATTCCAATCGAATTCAAAACTTTATTAAGATAATAAGAAACCAATCCATTACCAGATAATTGCATAATAACTGCAACAAAAACTGCcaaaaataatctttttcTAAATGTTGGCATGGTAATAAAATCAGAATATCTAGAGTTAGAGGATAGTTTTTCTATCTCGAGCGCTGCTTGAAtctcttcaatttcaaaactaACCAAATCATTTGCTCTTTCATGAGTTTCACCACCTGCGTGAAACTTTCTCAAGACCTTTTCAGCATCAGAGATTCTATCTTTATTGATTAAGTAACGAGGAGATTCAGGGACCATCCAAAAGAATGCAATTTGGAGGCATGGGAGGGCAGCTTGCAAATAAGATGGAATTCTCCAACTATAATCGTTTTCTATGTTCAATGTTCCGTATGTAACCCAAGCTGCAATTATTGCTCCTAAATACCAGCAGACATTGTAGAAAGTTGTAGCTGTGGCTCTGTGTGTTGGATATGCTAATTCAGAGATTAATGAAGGACTAGAAACGCCTGCAATACCAACTCCAAAACCAAGAATGATGCGGGAAGCCAAGAAGAATCCGTAATTTGTTGAAACACCTTGTAAAATAGAACCAAGGATAGTAATAGTCTGTCCAACAAAAATACACCGCCATCTGCCGAACTTATCAGCCAACCAAGATGCACACACAAACGATAGCACAACACCGAAAACATTTCCGTTAGATAATGCACCTAAAACACTACCTTGTGGATTACCCATCTTCTCTGGCCAATACAGAACTGATTGCAAACCGTTCAACATAGAACCATCATAGCCATTATTAGTAGAAGAAAGAGTGATTAGAAATATACAAAAGTTCAAACGTACCAAGTAATTTACTTTCCACCATGGTCGTTTCTCATacaaataatcatcaacTGATCCTCCTTTGGAGATAATATTGTTTTGTTCTTCGATCTTCTCAGATAGTTTCGAAACATCCGTTATTACGACTCCGAGTTCTTTGTCTTCTGTTgccatttttttttattcaacCACCAAAGACAAGTGTTTCTTTCCTTTAAATAGAATTCTTTTTTGCAACGCTATACTAactaaaaatataattgcTATCGTGATAGTATTAGAACTCTATTCCGCTAAAAGATCTGATCAACTTCAAGTATAATTAAATCTGAACGAGCTTTATTGCAACAAAACTCTAAATACTTTTCTCTAAAGATTACTTTATTGCTTATAAGATATAATTGTCTCTTCCaacaatatttatatccagtttatataatattaaataatacaattttCATCTCCTCTTCTGAACCCCTCTACGCATAAATTGTTTGTTGTCCTCGCAGTCACCATGTATTGTCAGATTTCTTTACTTTGTTAGTCTATTGCCGGAAAAGCTTCCAAATACGTTATTTACCCCAGTAATAAcgtaaattattattcttggAGAGCAGTGGAAAAAagtgaataatttcaattgcatGACGGTGTTactttcaaaagaaataaatatcgTAGAACTATATTGTTATCCGAGTCcttataaaatttaatgGCTAACGAACTATTGTCTAGGCGCGCAATATGTTGCTGATGATTTCAAAGTTTTAAGTTTTAGGCAGGTGGATGATTTCGCAACCtatttaatattcaagaacGAAAGACAAAGATAGAACAATATTTCGAGTAATTATTACCTGTTATCTCCAACTAGTTAGCTAAACATATTGATATGATTCAATGGCTGAGTTGTATTTACTCTAGATTAAGGTTTAAGGTTTATGTATGTTGCTCCTcattttaaaaataaatccCCACTGCGGATCAACATTTAGTTGACGAATAATAGATTAATATTTTTCGGAAAGTATCCCTATTCCAGAAAATCTTAACATTCATATTTATCCCAACACGAGGTTAGGGGTCATCAATCGAGGCGGCAGTAATTATATAACTCAGTTACAAGGATATTCCTTTCTACTACGAATACGCCTAAAAGTTGAATATCAACGAGAACAATTCTGTGGAGAACCATAGAACGATTAGAATATGGTCAGCCTTGAGAGCCTATTTTAGAATAACCATGCAGTAAGCGCCAACTGAAGAATCAACACAATTCCTATCAAAAATGAAGTTGGCGTGAATACAGGCGAATATATCTCGGAAAGCATTCCTAATACGGAATGAGCCCAAGGGAATGAACAAAGATCAGCGCAATGCATTGTATGAAATCCGGAGAGCATAGAGCTATTACCGAAAAAGCTTACGAATACGTTAATTCAGCCGAAGAAGGCCTAAAGTACAATAGCATCCCCACGAAATGTTTGAAAACATACTCAACTTGTAAAATTCCGATACGGGAGCGTCTTTGGTTTAGCATTGTTGTTACATGAATAACTATCGTAAATCGgaatatttgattgttATACAAGCACGTACAGTAGTAAACATTCAGAACAATAACATAAAGGGCAACGGCTAAAAAGAACTCTGAATGGCCAAACACCACTTACTAAGCCTTATGCCTCGATGGTGATAATGTAATATTTGTAAGGTAGTGGCATGGATAGTAGATTGGTTGCAAATATGTTGTAGATTATACAACATTCTTAACAAGACTCTTGTTCAAAGTTTAAAACCCTTTGGTACGAAAAGCGAGATTTTGGTAATCGGAAACGGAGTTAGATCGCTTATACGGAATTAAAGTACGGAGTATGGAGCTAAATTTCGTGGTTTTAAGAAATTTCACTCGGATATGTTTGCTAATCAGGATACTGTCTCCACATAACAGGTACAAATAATGTTCTATTAACTAGAAATAGATCTGGAGTAGTAAGCTGGAGTATtgatgaataaatataaataaaaaagtCAAGTATAGGGTGATGAGATTCAGGAAACTCGTAGTACTAGAACAATACCTCAGTTGCATACcccaaaatattaattttgtgCACAATGTCTTGAAACTTGCATGCTAATTCTCTTCAAAAAAGCATTTACTCTTATCGTCTAACTGTAACAATgtaatgatgataaaaaaaGGGGTTATATAACCTTAAAAACAAATTCGTTAATTCAAGTTATCCCTATAGGATTTTAATGTCGTTGCTACATACTGAGTTCAGATTATGCCTACATAATGCTCTATTGATATAAAAGCTTTATCCTTCCTGAACATTTTAGACTTTGATTTTTTCACGACAAAACACTAAATATGACAAACTACCACAGTATTAAGGAGCttgatattgaacaattaattcaagAGTTAACATTATCCGAAAAAGTTTCTCTTTTAGCAGGAGTGGATACCTGGCACACAGTTCCGATTAAGAGATTGGGAATTCCTTCTATTAGAACTTCAGACGGTCCGAATGGGATTAGGGGTACAGCCCATTTTAACGGTGTTCCATCAAATTCGTTTCCTTGTGGGACAGCTATGGCAGCCACTTTTAATAAGGAATTGTTAGAAGAAGCGGGTTCTCTAATGGGGAAGGAAGCCAGAATGAAGGGTGCTCATGTTATCTTAGGTCCAACGTGTAATATCGTTCGTTCCCCATTGGGAGGTCGAGGATTTGAATCATATTCAGAAGATCCTTTATTATCAGGACACGCTGCTTCTTATGTTATTCAAGGGATTCAAAATAAGGAAAAGATTCTTGCTTGTATTAAGCATTATGTGTGTAATGACTTGGAAGACGAGCGTAGATCCATAGATACCATCATTACGGAAAGAGCATTAAGAGAAATATACTTGAAGCCATTCCAGATTGCTCTTCGTGATTCGAATCCAAAATCCATGATGACAGCCTATAACAAGGTCAACGGAGTTCATGTTTCGCAGTCCAAGAAGTTATTACAAGACATTTTAAGAAAAGAATGGGGTTACGAGGGTACTGTTATGTCCGACTGGTTCGGCATTTATTCTACTAAGGAATCTTTAGATGCGGGTCTTAACTTAGAAATGCCTGGTCCAACCGTTTTCCGTGAGGACATTCCAACCTCCCATATGGTCTTCGCTAATGAAGTTCACAATGATGtcattgatgaaaatgtCCGCTCTATCTTGAAGATGGTTAATGAAGCGATGAAAAGTGGAATTCCAGAAAATGCACCAGAAATTGCAAACGAAAGTCAAGAAGCTTCCaatttaataagaaaaatagGAGGTGAATCAATTgtattgttgaaaaatgaatctAACACTTTACCATTATTCAAGACATCTTCTAAGGGTAATGAGAAATATGCTATCATAGGACCCAACGCTAAGGTTGCCCAAGATTCAGGTGGGGGTTCTGCTTCCATGCATTGTCGTTATAAGACTACTCCGTATGAAGGTATTAAGGCAAAGTTGGAAGAAGCTGGGAATTCAGTTTCATTAGACTATGAACTTGGTGCTTCGTTGGATAAGACTTTACCAGATATTGGTCCACTCTTGAAGACTGAATCCGGAGAAGCTGGTTTTACTGCTACCTTCTACAAAGAGGACCCAGGTGTGAAGTCTAGAAAACcctttgaagaattacaCTTAAAGAGCTCAAAAATAGTTTTAGCCGACTTCAAGAGCGATCAATTAAAGCCAGATGAACTATTATACTACGCAAACTTCGAAGGAATCTTTGTTCCTG
This is a stretch of genomic DNA from Debaryomyces hansenii CBS767 chromosome G complete sequence. It encodes these proteins:
- a CDS encoding DEHA2G06468p (weakly similar to uniprot|P32466 Saccharomyces cerevisiae YDR345C HXT3 Low affinity glucose transporter of the major facilitator superfamily); translation: MSTDLKYTPDAEQLTTEEHSEKDIYSLEGSNNNKDDIRYNDLSWYKVSHLRYLNFCILLISLSSTTLGYDSSMLNGLQSLAYWRDYMGNPTGTTLGALTNGTIFGLILANPLAPYVADKFGRRVAIISGQIIVIIGSVLQGASTNYAFFLVSRIIAGVGSILSMVSSPALISEISYPTHRHVTTTFFNTNYYIGAAIAAWITFGTSGLSDEYSWRIPSYLQGSIALIQLSLFWMVPESPRYYISKGKIDKAEEVLMKHHIGNSQDPGDIGLIKFEVEEIQAALEMEKISASTSYLDFFKTSANRKRLFICFFIAVLMQLSGNGLVSFYLSKVLNSIGITDEKEQLKINGSLMIYNWVTAVSVSFVVNKFRRRTLFITSTILMLITYVIWTVLSAINEQRNFEQASLGKGVLAMIFFYYLGYNMGANGLPYLYLTEILPYNQRTKGINIMLILFNIILIYNGFVNPVAMDAISWRYYIVYCCVIVIEIVVVYFFLPELKMK
- a CDS encoding DEHA2G06402p (weakly similar to uniprot|P32467 Saccharomyces cerevisiae YHR092C HXT4 High-affinity glucose transporter of the major facilitator superfamily) — protein: MGGQVKTETIVEAVSIDGREKDADVVTDGEIKYNDIPWYKVPHLRYLNFCIFLISLTSTNNGYDGSMLNGLQSLSFWQDSMGHPTGYILGALSNGTIFGSLLTIWFGPYISDRFGRRFGIVVGQTLTVVGAILQGASTNYAFFLISRMIIGFGSCTATISSPSLISEIAYPTHRQVATTFYNTCWYLGAVIAAWVTYGTRVIDNEYCWRIPSYLQGALAVVQLALFWMVPESPRYLINKGKIEQAEAILMKHHVGNAQDPESIALVKFEVQEIRAALEMEKISAHTRYTDFFKTPANRKRLFICILVPTIMQLSGNGLVSYYLNLVLNSIGITGETDQLEINGGLMVYNMVTAMSVAVVVNRFRRRTLFLTSISFMLVSYVIWTILSAINQQRGFEEKSLGNGVLAMIFFFYLAYNIGANGLPYLYLTEILPYNQRAKGINIMQVTNNIVLIYNGFVNPIAMDAIEWKYYIVYCCILVVELILVFFFFPETSGYTLEEVCKVFGDEPPELVAIAEPKSKISFDHIENV
- a CDS encoding DEHA2G06424p (no similarity), producing MNSTIVETLEGVMDKLHYHVLGGLDTLFGFGNLYPIFELNLTQEYNLNNLFFIR
- a CDS encoding DEHA2G06446p (some similarities with uniprot|P32603 Saccharomyces cerevisiae YOR190W SPR1 Sporulation regulated genes); translation: MGFLKVKGTKIVDENEKLVVLKGAATGGHLNMENFITGYPGHETEHKKVIENTIGKEKSDFFFNKFYEYFWTEDDAKFFKQLGLNCLRIPFNYRHFINDEGDLFDVKDIGFKRLDAIIDTCSKHGIYTILDLHSAPGGQNQDWHSDSGIHKSLFWEFKVFQDAIVNLWIKIATYYQHHEYVAGYNFLNEPAVSDHSKLIKYYERLEKEVRKVDPNHILFLDGNTYAMDFRQFPNEVLPNTVYAIHDYSLYGFPSNDNDLYKGNKEQKDKLKSQYERKIEYMRDRNVPVWNGEFGPVYASDFRGDKDPDLTNLARYQVLKDQLEVYKSGDPSGDKSPISWSIWLYKDIGFQGMTYVSPESKWYSLFGKWLAKKKDLGLDRWGNDIDPNNAKLYTDLENHILSNVPEKHRKALYPHNWTVKDYLARVTNEMLFSQYAQHEYADYFKDLSFEQLDELAACFKFENVEKRQELNNILSNY